The Mixophyes fleayi isolate aMixFle1 chromosome 1, aMixFle1.hap1, whole genome shotgun sequence genome includes a region encoding these proteins:
- the SLC34A2 gene encoding sodium-dependent phosphate transport protein 2B isoform X1 translates to MDEKKMAPFPEFPNHIPEALEDVSKQPTFSPNMNEELPPDYSTPGTDSLPPSYSTVSLCKDLPEEKEFDPWDMPELKSTGPKWSEMNTKQRVISVLKSITKFVLLVVLLYFFVCSLDVLSSAFQLVGGKAAGDIFKNHSVLSNPVAGLVIGVLVTVLVQSSSTSSSIVVSMVSSGLLTVSTAIPIIMGANIGTSVTNTIVALMQSGDRNEFRRAFAGATVHDFFNWLSVLILLPIEIASGYLFHLTSAIVSSFNIKSGEDAPDMLKVITEPLTKGIIQLDKKVIQEIANGNPAAQNKSLIKTDCGYKDWINDTVPGPENCTINKICWTDENNVTWTEVYQSVKVSCSHLFANTNLPDLAVGLILLALSLFVLCACLILIVKLLNSMLKGQVSVVIKKIINTDFPFPFSWLTGYLAMLVGAGMTFIVQSSSVFTSAITPLIGIGVISIERAYPLTLGSNIGTTTTALLAALASPGETLQNSVQIALCHFFFNISGIIIWYPIPYMRLPIRLAKGLGDKTAKYRWFAVVYLILCFFLLPLLVFGLSVAGWQVLVGVAVPIVFVIVVAIVINILQSKYPRVLPDFLKTWNFLPKWMHSLKPWDSWMSVASLFCGRYCCCCCKKCKCCKCCQNKEDEELSIDKPQALECHTNVVDLTDESPASDNKGQVKTLDLTAL, encoded by the exons ATGGATGAAAAG AAAATGGCTCCCTTCCCAGAATTCCCGAACCATATCCCAGAAGCTctggaagatgtttccaagcagccTACATTTTCTCCTAATATGAATGAGGAGCTACCACCTG ACTATAGTACACCCGGCACAGACTCACTGCCGCCATCTTACTCCACCGTGTCACTCTGCAAAGACCTACCTGAGGAAAAGGAGTTTGACCCATGGGACATGCCAGAACTGAAGAGTACAGGACCAAAGTGGTCAG aaatGAACACAAAACAACGTGTCATATCTGTGCTGAAGTCAATAACAAAGTTTGTCCTCTTGGTGGTGCTGTTGTACTTCTTTGTGTGTTCCTTGGATGTGTTAAGCTCTGCCTTCCAGTTAGTAGGTG GAAAAGCCGCAGGAGATATTTTCAAGAATCACTCTGTGCTGTCTAATCCCGTTGCTGGGCTCGTGATCGGGGTCCTGGTGACTGTGCTTGTACAGAGCTCAAGTACATCATCTTCTATTGTGGTCAGCATGGTGTCATCTGGAC TTCTCACAGTCAGTACGGCCATTCCCATAATCATGGGAGCCAACATTGGCACATCGGTCACTAACACCATTGTGGCTCTGATGCAGTCTGGAGACCGGAATGAATTCAGAAG GGCGTTTGCAGGAGCCACAGTCCATGATTTCTTCAACTGGCTCTCTGTGCTCATTCTGCTGCCCATTGAAATAGCATCAGGATATCTGTTCCACCTCACCAGCGCTATCGTCTCGTCTTTCAATATAAAGTCGGGGGAGGACGCCCCAGACATGCTAAAAGTTATCACAGAGCCTCTTACCAAAGGAATTATTCAG CTCGATAAAAAGGTCATACAGGAGATCGCAAACGGAAATCCAGCAGCTCAAAACAAGAGTCTGATCAAGACGGACTGTGGGTATAAG GACTGGATAAATGATACTGTACCAGGGCCAGAGAATTGTACTATTAACAAAATCTGCTGGACAGATGAAAATAATGTGACCTGGACAGAGGTCTATCAGTCAGTGAAAGTTAGCT GCTCACACTTATTTGCCAACACTAATCTCCCAGATCTGGCAGTGGGACTTATCCTCTTGGCACTGTCGCTCTTTGTGTTGTGCGCATGTTTGATTCTGATTGTGAAGCTTCTGAACTCCATGCTGAAAGGACAAGTGTCTGTCGTCATCAAGAAGATCATCAACACCG ACTTTCCCTTCCCATTCTCATGGTTGACCGGATACTTGGCAATGCTGGTTGGTGCTGGGATGACATTTATCGTGCAGAGCAGTTCCGTATTCACATCTGCCATCACTCCACTCATCG GCATCGGAGTGATCAGCATAGAGCGAGCTTATCCGCTAACACTTGGGTCTAACATTGGAACAACAACAACTGCTCTGTTGGCTGCTTTAGCCAGTCCTGGGGAGACCTTGCAAAACTCAGTGCAG ATTGCGTTATGCcactttttcttcaatatttctgGGATAATTATTTGGTATCCCATCCCCTACATGAGATTGCCTATACGACTGGCTAAAGGCCTGGGAGACAAGACAGCCAAATACCGCTGGTTCGCTGTTGTTTACTTGATCCTGTGCTTCTTCTTGCTGCCCCTGTTGGTGTTTGGTTTGTCAGTCGCCGGATGGCAGGTGCTGGTGGGCGTTGCCGTCCCTATTGTGTTTGTCATAGTTGTTGCTATTGTCATCAATATATTGCAATCAAAATACCCCAGGGTGCTGCCAGATTTTCTGAAGACCTGGAACTTCCTTCCCAAGTGGATGCATTCTCTCAAGCCCTGGGACTCCTGGATGTCCGTCGCCTCTCTGTTTTGTGGCCgctactgttgctgctgctgcaagAAGTGTAAGTGCTGTAAATGTTGTCAAAATAAAGAGGATGAAGAACTATCTATCGACAAACCCCAGGCACTGGAATGTCACACAAACGTTGTCGATCTGACTGATGAATCCCCGGCTAGTGACAATAAAGGTCAAGTGAAGACTCTGGACCTCACTGCCTTGTAG
- the SLC34A2 gene encoding sodium-dependent phosphate transport protein 2B isoform X2: MAPFPEFPNHIPEALEDVSKQPTFSPNMNEELPPDYSTPGTDSLPPSYSTVSLCKDLPEEKEFDPWDMPELKSTGPKWSEMNTKQRVISVLKSITKFVLLVVLLYFFVCSLDVLSSAFQLVGGKAAGDIFKNHSVLSNPVAGLVIGVLVTVLVQSSSTSSSIVVSMVSSGLLTVSTAIPIIMGANIGTSVTNTIVALMQSGDRNEFRRAFAGATVHDFFNWLSVLILLPIEIASGYLFHLTSAIVSSFNIKSGEDAPDMLKVITEPLTKGIIQLDKKVIQEIANGNPAAQNKSLIKTDCGYKDWINDTVPGPENCTINKICWTDENNVTWTEVYQSVKVSCSHLFANTNLPDLAVGLILLALSLFVLCACLILIVKLLNSMLKGQVSVVIKKIINTDFPFPFSWLTGYLAMLVGAGMTFIVQSSSVFTSAITPLIGIGVISIERAYPLTLGSNIGTTTTALLAALASPGETLQNSVQIALCHFFFNISGIIIWYPIPYMRLPIRLAKGLGDKTAKYRWFAVVYLILCFFLLPLLVFGLSVAGWQVLVGVAVPIVFVIVVAIVINILQSKYPRVLPDFLKTWNFLPKWMHSLKPWDSWMSVASLFCGRYCCCCCKKCKCCKCCQNKEDEELSIDKPQALECHTNVVDLTDESPASDNKGQVKTLDLTAL, from the exons ATGGCTCCCTTCCCAGAATTCCCGAACCATATCCCAGAAGCTctggaagatgtttccaagcagccTACATTTTCTCCTAATATGAATGAGGAGCTACCACCTG ACTATAGTACACCCGGCACAGACTCACTGCCGCCATCTTACTCCACCGTGTCACTCTGCAAAGACCTACCTGAGGAAAAGGAGTTTGACCCATGGGACATGCCAGAACTGAAGAGTACAGGACCAAAGTGGTCAG aaatGAACACAAAACAACGTGTCATATCTGTGCTGAAGTCAATAACAAAGTTTGTCCTCTTGGTGGTGCTGTTGTACTTCTTTGTGTGTTCCTTGGATGTGTTAAGCTCTGCCTTCCAGTTAGTAGGTG GAAAAGCCGCAGGAGATATTTTCAAGAATCACTCTGTGCTGTCTAATCCCGTTGCTGGGCTCGTGATCGGGGTCCTGGTGACTGTGCTTGTACAGAGCTCAAGTACATCATCTTCTATTGTGGTCAGCATGGTGTCATCTGGAC TTCTCACAGTCAGTACGGCCATTCCCATAATCATGGGAGCCAACATTGGCACATCGGTCACTAACACCATTGTGGCTCTGATGCAGTCTGGAGACCGGAATGAATTCAGAAG GGCGTTTGCAGGAGCCACAGTCCATGATTTCTTCAACTGGCTCTCTGTGCTCATTCTGCTGCCCATTGAAATAGCATCAGGATATCTGTTCCACCTCACCAGCGCTATCGTCTCGTCTTTCAATATAAAGTCGGGGGAGGACGCCCCAGACATGCTAAAAGTTATCACAGAGCCTCTTACCAAAGGAATTATTCAG CTCGATAAAAAGGTCATACAGGAGATCGCAAACGGAAATCCAGCAGCTCAAAACAAGAGTCTGATCAAGACGGACTGTGGGTATAAG GACTGGATAAATGATACTGTACCAGGGCCAGAGAATTGTACTATTAACAAAATCTGCTGGACAGATGAAAATAATGTGACCTGGACAGAGGTCTATCAGTCAGTGAAAGTTAGCT GCTCACACTTATTTGCCAACACTAATCTCCCAGATCTGGCAGTGGGACTTATCCTCTTGGCACTGTCGCTCTTTGTGTTGTGCGCATGTTTGATTCTGATTGTGAAGCTTCTGAACTCCATGCTGAAAGGACAAGTGTCTGTCGTCATCAAGAAGATCATCAACACCG ACTTTCCCTTCCCATTCTCATGGTTGACCGGATACTTGGCAATGCTGGTTGGTGCTGGGATGACATTTATCGTGCAGAGCAGTTCCGTATTCACATCTGCCATCACTCCACTCATCG GCATCGGAGTGATCAGCATAGAGCGAGCTTATCCGCTAACACTTGGGTCTAACATTGGAACAACAACAACTGCTCTGTTGGCTGCTTTAGCCAGTCCTGGGGAGACCTTGCAAAACTCAGTGCAG ATTGCGTTATGCcactttttcttcaatatttctgGGATAATTATTTGGTATCCCATCCCCTACATGAGATTGCCTATACGACTGGCTAAAGGCCTGGGAGACAAGACAGCCAAATACCGCTGGTTCGCTGTTGTTTACTTGATCCTGTGCTTCTTCTTGCTGCCCCTGTTGGTGTTTGGTTTGTCAGTCGCCGGATGGCAGGTGCTGGTGGGCGTTGCCGTCCCTATTGTGTTTGTCATAGTTGTTGCTATTGTCATCAATATATTGCAATCAAAATACCCCAGGGTGCTGCCAGATTTTCTGAAGACCTGGAACTTCCTTCCCAAGTGGATGCATTCTCTCAAGCCCTGGGACTCCTGGATGTCCGTCGCCTCTCTGTTTTGTGGCCgctactgttgctgctgctgcaagAAGTGTAAGTGCTGTAAATGTTGTCAAAATAAAGAGGATGAAGAACTATCTATCGACAAACCCCAGGCACTGGAATGTCACACAAACGTTGTCGATCTGACTGATGAATCCCCGGCTAGTGACAATAAAGGTCAAGTGAAGACTCTGGACCTCACTGCCTTGTAG